In Macadamia integrifolia cultivar HAES 741 chromosome 1, SCU_Mint_v3, whole genome shotgun sequence, a single window of DNA contains:
- the LOC122059847 gene encoding disease resistance protein RPM1-like, translating into MAIVLTLAQAVVQVLSERILLLLVTEGNLVMGARREFKSIGDELESMKSFLRDADRRSATEREVETWIEQVRDAAYNVEDIIDEFLYRMDSQFSRGNLTGYVNQVVKFPKNSWVKHKMASRLEEIKADIKAINDRHQRYNFRHEEEQEERFQWLGKSPPSAENDVVGMDGYEETLLYWLQSEERRDLMISVWGMGGSGKTTIVAKVYNNKAVKKYFQCSAWITLSQEFVVENLFKSMIKEFYRAGKDLVPTDIDKMDYNGLVRTIQEYLQQKRYVIVLDDVWSLNFYRWRQIKDAIPSTSNGSAIMLTTRMKEVACLSFGIPNSIHHILHIEPLPENKAWELFCRRAFTNVPNQRCPPLLEPTAQNLVKSCKGLPLTIVVLGYLMLSKEKTELEWKKVCQNPNWELSNNPRLEREKNILLLSFHDLPYHLKHCFKYCCVFPEDYLIKRKRLIRLWIAEGFVEKIKDKTLEEVADTYLEELVCRSMLQVVKKNHFGRAKSVRLHDLMRELGLSISKGEKFCVSYNRGEGEEVANARRLAMHKCDEDIPQCFDRSKLRSFFVFATETTMSSQSYELPKKFMFLRVLDLQGVPITILPDEIGELFSLRCLRYQGRGTPNKCSEFA; encoded by the exons atggcgatCGTGCTGACACTGGCACAGGCAGTGGTGCAAGTCTTGTCAGAAAGGATACTTCTACTCCTGGTGACGGAGGGAAACTTGGTCATGGGAGCCCGTCGAGAGTTTAAATCAATCGGGGATGAGTTAGAAAGTATGAAATCCTTTCTTAGAGATGCAGACAGAAGAAGTGCAACCGAACGTGAAGTTGAAACATGGATAGAACAAGTGAGAGATGCAGCTTACAATGTTGAAGACATCATTGATGAATTTTTGTATCGCATGGATAGCCAGTTTAGTAGGGGAAACCTAACTGGATATGTCAATCAAGTTGTGAAATTCCCAAAGAACTCTTGGGTGAAGCATAAAATGGCCTCCAGGTTAGAAGAAATTAAAGCTGATATCAAAGCAATTAATGACAGACACCAAAGATACAATTTTCGTCACGAAGAGGAACAAGAGGAAAGGTTTCAATGGCTTGGAAAGTCACCACCTTCTGCTGAAAATGATGTTGTGGGAATGGACGGATATGAGGAGACATTGTTATATTGGTTGCAAAGTGAGGAACGGCGAGACTTGATGATTTCAGTGTGGGGAATGGGAGGTTCCGGTAAAACTACAATTGTGGCCAAGGTTTACAATAACAAAGcagtgaaaaaatatttccaGTGCTCTGCTTGGATCACCCTCTCCCAGGAATTTGTAGTCGAGAATCTTTTCAAGTCCATGATCAAAGAGTTCTACAGGGCAGGGAAGGATTTGGTTCCAACTGACATAGATAAAATGGACTACAATGGGCTGGTGAGGACAATTCAGGAGTACTTGCAGCAAAAGAGATATGTAATTGTCCTAGATGATGTTTGGAGTCTTAACTTTTATCGTTGGAGACAAATAAAAGATGCAATTCCTTCAACAAGTAATGGAAGTGCAATAATGCTTACAACTCGGATGAAGGAAGTTGCTTGTCTTTCTTTTGGAATTCCAAACAGTATTCACCACATTCTCCACATTGAACCTCTTCCGGAGAACAAGGCTTGGGAACTGTTCTGTAGAAGGGCATTCACAAATGTTCCTAATCAACGTTGTCCTCCACTGCTTGAGCCCACAGCTCAAAACCTTGTAAAAAGCTGTAAAGGATTACCTCTCACAATTGTGGTTCTGGGTTATCTCATGTTATCCAAGGAAAAGACAGAGTTAGAATGGAAGAAAGTTTGTCAGAACCCTAATTGGGAACTAAGCAACAACCCTAGGTTGGAACGCGAAAAAAACATCTTGCTGCTTAGTTTTCATGATTTACCATACCACCTTAAGCATTGTTTCAAATACTGTTGTGTTTTCCCTGAAGATTActtgattaaaagaaaaaggcttATTAGGCTATGGATAGCAGAAGGGTTTGTGGAAAAGATTAAAGACAAGACTCTTGAGGAGGTAGCAGACACTTACCTTGAGGAGCTAGTTTGTCGAAGCATGCTTCAAGTTGTAAAGAAGAACCATTTTGGAAGAGCGAAAAGCGTTCGATTGCACGATCTTATGCGTGAGCTAGGCCTTTCTATATCTAAAGGAGAGAAGTTTTGTGTGTCATATaacaggggagagggagaagaagtggCCAATGCACGTCGCTTAGCAATGCACAAATGTGACGAAGACATTCCACAATGTTTTGATAGGTCAAAGCTCCGCTCGTTCTTTGTATTTGCTACAGAAACAACTATGTCAAGCCAGTCATATgaattgccaaagaagttcatGTTTCTAAGAGTCTTGGATCTGCAAGGTGTCCCTATTACAATATTACCAGATGAAATAGGGGAATTGTTCAGTCTAAG ATGTCTGCGATACCAAGGTAGAGGAACTCCCAACAAGTGCAGTGAATTTGCATAG